From one Pseudophryne corroboree isolate aPseCor3 chromosome 11 unlocalized genomic scaffold, aPseCor3.hap2 SUPER_11_unloc_7, whole genome shotgun sequence genomic stretch:
- the LOC134982201 gene encoding uncharacterized protein LOC134982201 isoform X2 — protein MAALQESVSFDEIAVVFSEDEWVHLDETQRNLYKQVMLDNYQMLVSVCEPTVISKIQCGHEPWMMSGGWSAGIACMNDVEQFPGDHVSQWNKKNTGGYLPPCAERSTRAVLEKSVKRTLKIHREHLQKLSGTEEAAISKRGLCSSVTLVSDPPLISEPVENSVHHFTTFPSKGQCRHHIKPKLNVKIIKWREQPDIMRSVTRSASESRDASSIYAGRSVENPNASPSSLHTSDGHLTAKQGQFSTAGAENVRGTRFQEKLQSKNISYTKKSDSACVPQIHREQTEATESRSRAVIRDKARSAGAAIPENSGDNVCADPQIAASSVGSERHICLSRFHVDNALESSDLAVGQNAVIRKEKTDFQVVCSGTCEREHEKKAETQTEVNVTVRDKGMWIGVRSPDTHLSASLLVNSTKGEKYFITHTLVPSPDNNAITLRANAENTKLVSLNTSKRSRKNTDLKRNVRKRRSNSLCKIQSLFAGDRKKPIVTYPGKRPCTCVLDTEKSKQCADRAEGPGTVTEVRTFPNCLSYNCRFPKLETIEPHSNETGSSGKACSNSAKCKRVGRRACNNQYCTCGKNCKHSTLKKLAKKRSHMCKYKRKRLGSKCKRLTKVAWVTDECSKCRKTFSMLVKKTRYRQMGRTWKTREGNIKRRNKRCVSCTKRIGDKSASSRKGTYSCSDCGKGFLQHAVLLLHQKSHTEEKLLVCPSCGKRFVQHALLILHQKTHKNKKPFQCMDCGNMFFSKSLFAEHLRTHKEEKPHHCSDCGKCFADGTTLLIHQRIHTGEKPFSCKNCDKSFSQHSTLVAHQRLHTGEKPYECRYCGKRFSDRSASACHQRTHTGDKPFKCEECGKWFSQSSNLRKHERLHTGQKPHVCSKCGKAFNEYTKLKCHENVHWKKESTKPKSQENVQQKKERSRPKSQETVHWKKESTKPKSPENVQQKKESCRPRSPENVQQKKERSRPKSQENVQQKNESSRPKSPENLQQKKESSRPKSTENVQQKKESSRPKSTENVQQKKESSGPKSQENVQQKKESSGPKSTENVQQKKERSGPKSTENVQQKKESSGPKSTENVQQKKESSGPKSTENVQQKKESSGPKSTENVQQKKESSGPKSTENVQQKKESSGPKSTENVQQKKESSEPKSPENVQQKKESTGPKSPENVQQKKESSGPKSQENVQQKESSGPKSQENVQQKKESSGPKSTENVQQKKESSGPKSTENVQQKKESSRPKSTENVQQKERKEARK, from the exons GAGTCGGTAAGTTTCGATGAAATAGCTGTGGTGTTCTCAGAGGATGAGTGGGTGCATCTAGATGAAACGCAGCGCAACCTTTATAAACAAGTCATGCTGGACAATTACCAGATGCTGGTCTCTGTGT GTGAGCCTACAGTCATATCCAAAATACAGTGCGGACATGAACCATGGATGATGAGCGGTGGCTGGAGTGCAG GTATTGCTTGTATGAATGATGTGGAGCAGTTTCCAGGTGACCACGTTTCACAGTGGAATAAGAAGAATACAGGTGGTTATCTACCTCCATGCGCTGAAAGGTCTACAAGGGCCGTATTGGAGAAGTCTGTTAAAAGAACATTAAAAATCCACAGAGAGCATCTGCAGAAATTATCAGGCACAGAAGAAGCAGCCATTTCTAAACGTGGATTGTGCTCCTCTGTAACATTGGTGAGTGATCCGCCGCTGATCTCTGAGCCTGTGGAGAACAGCGTGCATCACTTCACCACGTTCCCTAGCAAAGGGCAGTGTCGGCACCACATAAAACCAAAGTTAAATGTTAaaataataaagtggagagagcagcCAGATATAATGAGGAGCGTTACACGTTCAGCAAGTGAGAGCAGAGACGCGTCTTCTATTTATGCAGGTAGGAGTGTGGAGAACCCAAATGCCAGTCCCTCCTCGCTGCATACAAGTGACGGACATCTCACAGCAAAACAAGGGCAATTCTCCACTGCAGGTGCAGAAAATGTGCGCGGAACTCGGTTTCAAGAGAAATTACAATCAAAAAATATTAGTTATACAAAAAAGTCTGACTCTGCTTGTGTTCCTCAGATTCACCGTGAGCAGACAGAAGCAACTGAAAGTAGAAGTAGAGCAGTGATACGAGATAAAGCACGTTCTGCAGGTGCCGCTATTCCTGAGAACTCAGGGGATAATGTATGCGCGGATCCCCAAATTGCAGCCAGTAGTGTTGGCTCAGAACGGCATATCTGCCTGTCCAGATTTCATGTTGACAATGCTCTGGAAAGTAGTGACCTGGCAGTCGGACAAAATGCTGTTATTAGAAAAGAAAAGACGGATTTCCAGGTTGTCTGTTCAGGGACATGTGAGAGAGAACACGAGAAAAAGGCCGAGACTCAAACAGAAGTAAATGTTACTGTAAGAGACAAAGGAATGTGGATTGGTGTAAGGTCACCAGACACTCACCTTAGTGCTTCTTTGTTGGTAAATTCCACTAAGGGTGAGAAATATTTCATTACTCACACACTAGTTCCATCACCTGATAACAATGCCATTACGCTGAGAGCTAATGCTGAGAACACAAAACTTGTTTCACTGAACACCTCCAAACGTTCAAGAAAAAATACTGATCTGAAGAGAAATGTGCGTAAGAGAAGAAGTAACTCGCTGTGCAAGATCCAATCGCTTTTTGCTGGTGACAGAAAAAAACCAATTGTCACATACCCGGGAAAGAGACCTTGTACCTGTGTGCTGGACACTGAGAAATCCAAACAGTGTGCAGATAGGGCTGAGGGACCAGGTACGGTTACCGAAGTGAGAACATTTCCAAATTGCCTCTCTTATAATTGCCGATTTCCCAAACTGGAAACCATTGAGCCACATTCCAATGAGACTGGTAGTTCAGGCAAAGCATGCTCAAACAGTGCTAAATGTAAAAGGGTGGGTAGAAGAGCTTGCAACAATCAATATTGTACTTGTGGAAAAAATTGCAAACATTCGACATTAAAAAAGTTAGCCAAAAAGAGAAGCCACATGTGCAAATACAAGAGGAAACGTCTGGGAAGCAAATGTAAGAGGCTTACAAAGGTGGCGTGGGTTACTGATGAGTGCAGCAAATGTAGGAAAACATTCTCCATGCTGGTAAAGAAAACGAGGTATCGGCAGATGGGGCGAACGTGGAAAACACGCGAGGGAAACATCAAAAGGAGAAATAAACGGTGCGTGTCGTGTACGAAGAGGATTGGTGATAAAAGTGCATCATCTAGAAAAGGGACGTATTCATGCAGTGACTGTGGGAAGGGCTTCCTGCAGCACGCGGTCCTTCTTCTCCATCAGAAGAGCCACACAGAAGAAAAGCTGCTGGTCTGTCCCAGCTGTGGGAAGCGCTTCGTCCAGCATGCCCTGCTCATTTTACATCAGAAAACGCACAAAAACAAGAAGCCTTTTCAGTGTATGGACTGTGGCAATATGTTCTTTAGCAAATCACTCTTTGCCGAACATCTGCGGACCCACAAAGAGGAGAAACCACATCACTGCTCGGATTGTGGGAAATGCTTTGCAGACGGCACAACACTTCTCATTCATCAGCGAATTCACACGGGAGAGAAACCATTTAGCTGCAAAAACTGTGACAAAAGCTTCAGTCAGCATTCAACACTAGTTGCTCACCAACGCCTTCACACTGGCGAGAAGCCCTATGAATGCCGCTATTGTGGCAAACGGTTTAGTGACCGCTCGGCTTCTGCCtgccatcagagaactcacacaggggaCAAACCCTTCAAGTGTGAAGAGTGTGGCAAATGGTTTTCACAGAGCTCAAACCTGCGAAAACATGAAAGACTTCACACGGGACAGAAGCCACACGTGTGTTCTAAATGTGGAAAAGCTTTTAATGAGTATACAAAGCTAAAATGCCATGAAAATGTGCATTGGAAGAAGGAAAGCACCAAGCCGAAATCCCAGGAGAATGTGCAGCAGAAAAAGGAACGCTCCAGGCCGAAATCCCAGGAGACTGTGCATTGGAAGAAGGAAAGCACAAAGCCGAAATCCCCGGAGAATGTGCAGCAGAAAAAGGAAAGCTGCAGGCCGAGATCCCCGGAGAATGTGCAGCAGAAAAAGGAACGCTCCAGGCCGAAATCCCAGGAGAATGTGCAGCAGAAGAACGAAAGCTCCAGGCCGAAATCCCCGGAGAATCTGCAGCAGAAGAAGGAAAGCTCCAGGCCGAAATCCACGGAGAATGTGCAGCAGAAGAAGGAAAGCTCCAGGCCGAAATCCACGGAGAATGTGCAGCAGAAGAAGGAAAGCTCCGGGCCCAAATCCCAGGAGAATGTGCAGCAGAAGAAGGAAAGCTCCGGGCCGAAATCCACGGAGAATGTGCAGCAGAAGAAGGAACGCTCCGGGCCGAAATCCACGGAGAATGTGCAGCAGAAGAAGGAAAGCTCCGGGCCGAAATCCACGGAGAATGTGCAGCAGAAGAAAGAAAGCTCCGGGCCGAAATCCACGGAGAATGTGCAGCAGAAGAAGGAAAGCTCCGGGCCGAAATCCACGGAGAATGTGCAGCAGAAGAAGGAAAGCTCCGGGCCGAAATCCACGGAGAATGTGCAGCAGAAGAAGGAAAGCTCCGGGCCGAAATCCACGGAGAATGTGCAGCAGAAGAAGGAAAGCTCCGAGCCGAAATCCCCGGAGAATGTGCAGCAGAAGAAGGAAAGCACCGGGCCGAAATCCCCGGAGAATGTGCAGCAGAAGAAGGAAAGCTCCGGGCCGAAATCCCAGGAGAATGTGCAGCAGAAGGAAAGCTCCGGGCCGAAATCCCAGGAGAATGTGCAGCAGAAGAAGGAAAGCTCCGGGCCGAAATCCACGGAGAATGTGCAGCAGAAGAAGGAAAGCTCCGGGCCGAAATCCACGGAGAATGTGCAGCAGAAGAAGGAAAGCTCCAGGCCGAAATCCACGGAGAATGTGCAGCAGAAGGAACGCAAAGAGGCCAGAAAATGA
- the LOC134982201 gene encoding uncharacterized protein LOC134982201 isoform X1, with the protein MAALQVYQESVSFDEIAVVFSEDEWVHLDETQRNLYKQVMLDNYQMLVSVCEPTVISKIQCGHEPWMMSGGWSAGIACMNDVEQFPGDHVSQWNKKNTGGYLPPCAERSTRAVLEKSVKRTLKIHREHLQKLSGTEEAAISKRGLCSSVTLVSDPPLISEPVENSVHHFTTFPSKGQCRHHIKPKLNVKIIKWREQPDIMRSVTRSASESRDASSIYAGRSVENPNASPSSLHTSDGHLTAKQGQFSTAGAENVRGTRFQEKLQSKNISYTKKSDSACVPQIHREQTEATESRSRAVIRDKARSAGAAIPENSGDNVCADPQIAASSVGSERHICLSRFHVDNALESSDLAVGQNAVIRKEKTDFQVVCSGTCEREHEKKAETQTEVNVTVRDKGMWIGVRSPDTHLSASLLVNSTKGEKYFITHTLVPSPDNNAITLRANAENTKLVSLNTSKRSRKNTDLKRNVRKRRSNSLCKIQSLFAGDRKKPIVTYPGKRPCTCVLDTEKSKQCADRAEGPGTVTEVRTFPNCLSYNCRFPKLETIEPHSNETGSSGKACSNSAKCKRVGRRACNNQYCTCGKNCKHSTLKKLAKKRSHMCKYKRKRLGSKCKRLTKVAWVTDECSKCRKTFSMLVKKTRYRQMGRTWKTREGNIKRRNKRCVSCTKRIGDKSASSRKGTYSCSDCGKGFLQHAVLLLHQKSHTEEKLLVCPSCGKRFVQHALLILHQKTHKNKKPFQCMDCGNMFFSKSLFAEHLRTHKEEKPHHCSDCGKCFADGTTLLIHQRIHTGEKPFSCKNCDKSFSQHSTLVAHQRLHTGEKPYECRYCGKRFSDRSASACHQRTHTGDKPFKCEECGKWFSQSSNLRKHERLHTGQKPHVCSKCGKAFNEYTKLKCHENVHWKKESTKPKSQENVQQKKERSRPKSQETVHWKKESTKPKSPENVQQKKESCRPRSPENVQQKKERSRPKSQENVQQKNESSRPKSPENLQQKKESSRPKSTENVQQKKESSRPKSTENVQQKKESSGPKSQENVQQKKESSGPKSTENVQQKKERSGPKSTENVQQKKESSGPKSTENVQQKKESSGPKSTENVQQKKESSGPKSTENVQQKKESSGPKSTENVQQKKESSGPKSTENVQQKKESSEPKSPENVQQKKESTGPKSPENVQQKKESSGPKSQENVQQKESSGPKSQENVQQKKESSGPKSTENVQQKKESSGPKSTENVQQKKESSRPKSTENVQQKERKEARK; encoded by the exons GAGTCGGTAAGTTTCGATGAAATAGCTGTGGTGTTCTCAGAGGATGAGTGGGTGCATCTAGATGAAACGCAGCGCAACCTTTATAAACAAGTCATGCTGGACAATTACCAGATGCTGGTCTCTGTGT GTGAGCCTACAGTCATATCCAAAATACAGTGCGGACATGAACCATGGATGATGAGCGGTGGCTGGAGTGCAG GTATTGCTTGTATGAATGATGTGGAGCAGTTTCCAGGTGACCACGTTTCACAGTGGAATAAGAAGAATACAGGTGGTTATCTACCTCCATGCGCTGAAAGGTCTACAAGGGCCGTATTGGAGAAGTCTGTTAAAAGAACATTAAAAATCCACAGAGAGCATCTGCAGAAATTATCAGGCACAGAAGAAGCAGCCATTTCTAAACGTGGATTGTGCTCCTCTGTAACATTGGTGAGTGATCCGCCGCTGATCTCTGAGCCTGTGGAGAACAGCGTGCATCACTTCACCACGTTCCCTAGCAAAGGGCAGTGTCGGCACCACATAAAACCAAAGTTAAATGTTAaaataataaagtggagagagcagcCAGATATAATGAGGAGCGTTACACGTTCAGCAAGTGAGAGCAGAGACGCGTCTTCTATTTATGCAGGTAGGAGTGTGGAGAACCCAAATGCCAGTCCCTCCTCGCTGCATACAAGTGACGGACATCTCACAGCAAAACAAGGGCAATTCTCCACTGCAGGTGCAGAAAATGTGCGCGGAACTCGGTTTCAAGAGAAATTACAATCAAAAAATATTAGTTATACAAAAAAGTCTGACTCTGCTTGTGTTCCTCAGATTCACCGTGAGCAGACAGAAGCAACTGAAAGTAGAAGTAGAGCAGTGATACGAGATAAAGCACGTTCTGCAGGTGCCGCTATTCCTGAGAACTCAGGGGATAATGTATGCGCGGATCCCCAAATTGCAGCCAGTAGTGTTGGCTCAGAACGGCATATCTGCCTGTCCAGATTTCATGTTGACAATGCTCTGGAAAGTAGTGACCTGGCAGTCGGACAAAATGCTGTTATTAGAAAAGAAAAGACGGATTTCCAGGTTGTCTGTTCAGGGACATGTGAGAGAGAACACGAGAAAAAGGCCGAGACTCAAACAGAAGTAAATGTTACTGTAAGAGACAAAGGAATGTGGATTGGTGTAAGGTCACCAGACACTCACCTTAGTGCTTCTTTGTTGGTAAATTCCACTAAGGGTGAGAAATATTTCATTACTCACACACTAGTTCCATCACCTGATAACAATGCCATTACGCTGAGAGCTAATGCTGAGAACACAAAACTTGTTTCACTGAACACCTCCAAACGTTCAAGAAAAAATACTGATCTGAAGAGAAATGTGCGTAAGAGAAGAAGTAACTCGCTGTGCAAGATCCAATCGCTTTTTGCTGGTGACAGAAAAAAACCAATTGTCACATACCCGGGAAAGAGACCTTGTACCTGTGTGCTGGACACTGAGAAATCCAAACAGTGTGCAGATAGGGCTGAGGGACCAGGTACGGTTACCGAAGTGAGAACATTTCCAAATTGCCTCTCTTATAATTGCCGATTTCCCAAACTGGAAACCATTGAGCCACATTCCAATGAGACTGGTAGTTCAGGCAAAGCATGCTCAAACAGTGCTAAATGTAAAAGGGTGGGTAGAAGAGCTTGCAACAATCAATATTGTACTTGTGGAAAAAATTGCAAACATTCGACATTAAAAAAGTTAGCCAAAAAGAGAAGCCACATGTGCAAATACAAGAGGAAACGTCTGGGAAGCAAATGTAAGAGGCTTACAAAGGTGGCGTGGGTTACTGATGAGTGCAGCAAATGTAGGAAAACATTCTCCATGCTGGTAAAGAAAACGAGGTATCGGCAGATGGGGCGAACGTGGAAAACACGCGAGGGAAACATCAAAAGGAGAAATAAACGGTGCGTGTCGTGTACGAAGAGGATTGGTGATAAAAGTGCATCATCTAGAAAAGGGACGTATTCATGCAGTGACTGTGGGAAGGGCTTCCTGCAGCACGCGGTCCTTCTTCTCCATCAGAAGAGCCACACAGAAGAAAAGCTGCTGGTCTGTCCCAGCTGTGGGAAGCGCTTCGTCCAGCATGCCCTGCTCATTTTACATCAGAAAACGCACAAAAACAAGAAGCCTTTTCAGTGTATGGACTGTGGCAATATGTTCTTTAGCAAATCACTCTTTGCCGAACATCTGCGGACCCACAAAGAGGAGAAACCACATCACTGCTCGGATTGTGGGAAATGCTTTGCAGACGGCACAACACTTCTCATTCATCAGCGAATTCACACGGGAGAGAAACCATTTAGCTGCAAAAACTGTGACAAAAGCTTCAGTCAGCATTCAACACTAGTTGCTCACCAACGCCTTCACACTGGCGAGAAGCCCTATGAATGCCGCTATTGTGGCAAACGGTTTAGTGACCGCTCGGCTTCTGCCtgccatcagagaactcacacaggggaCAAACCCTTCAAGTGTGAAGAGTGTGGCAAATGGTTTTCACAGAGCTCAAACCTGCGAAAACATGAAAGACTTCACACGGGACAGAAGCCACACGTGTGTTCTAAATGTGGAAAAGCTTTTAATGAGTATACAAAGCTAAAATGCCATGAAAATGTGCATTGGAAGAAGGAAAGCACCAAGCCGAAATCCCAGGAGAATGTGCAGCAGAAAAAGGAACGCTCCAGGCCGAAATCCCAGGAGACTGTGCATTGGAAGAAGGAAAGCACAAAGCCGAAATCCCCGGAGAATGTGCAGCAGAAAAAGGAAAGCTGCAGGCCGAGATCCCCGGAGAATGTGCAGCAGAAAAAGGAACGCTCCAGGCCGAAATCCCAGGAGAATGTGCAGCAGAAGAACGAAAGCTCCAGGCCGAAATCCCCGGAGAATCTGCAGCAGAAGAAGGAAAGCTCCAGGCCGAAATCCACGGAGAATGTGCAGCAGAAGAAGGAAAGCTCCAGGCCGAAATCCACGGAGAATGTGCAGCAGAAGAAGGAAAGCTCCGGGCCCAAATCCCAGGAGAATGTGCAGCAGAAGAAGGAAAGCTCCGGGCCGAAATCCACGGAGAATGTGCAGCAGAAGAAGGAACGCTCCGGGCCGAAATCCACGGAGAATGTGCAGCAGAAGAAGGAAAGCTCCGGGCCGAAATCCACGGAGAATGTGCAGCAGAAGAAAGAAAGCTCCGGGCCGAAATCCACGGAGAATGTGCAGCAGAAGAAGGAAAGCTCCGGGCCGAAATCCACGGAGAATGTGCAGCAGAAGAAGGAAAGCTCCGGGCCGAAATCCACGGAGAATGTGCAGCAGAAGAAGGAAAGCTCCGGGCCGAAATCCACGGAGAATGTGCAGCAGAAGAAGGAAAGCTCCGAGCCGAAATCCCCGGAGAATGTGCAGCAGAAGAAGGAAAGCACCGGGCCGAAATCCCCGGAGAATGTGCAGCAGAAGAAGGAAAGCTCCGGGCCGAAATCCCAGGAGAATGTGCAGCAGAAGGAAAGCTCCGGGCCGAAATCCCAGGAGAATGTGCAGCAGAAGAAGGAAAGCTCCGGGCCGAAATCCACGGAGAATGTGCAGCAGAAGAAGGAAAGCTCCGGGCCGAAATCCACGGAGAATGTGCAGCAGAAGAAGGAAAGCTCCAGGCCGAAATCCACGGAGAATGTGCAGCAGAAGGAACGCAAAGAGGCCAGAAAATGA